The segment TGTCGATCTTCTTCTGCATCATGTAGTCGTGCATCTCGCGCCAGCCGGCGTAGATATCGGCCCGCGAGGCGCGCAAATTGCGCTTGTAGCAGTCCTCGAGCGAGCGCCCGGACAGGCGGCAGCCCGCCCCCACGGCCTTGGCTTCACGCTGCTGCTTGTTGAGCAGGTTGTTGAACTGGTCGCAGCCGGCGAGCGAGAGCAGCGCGGCGATGAGCAGGAGCGGTCGAAGCAGATTCATGTCGGATAGCCTTAATTCTCAGAATGGGTCGTACCACAGCGACTTGTCGCTGAGCGGTGTCTCGGGCGGCAGCACCGGGTTGGCGATGCGGAACAGCCGGCGCGAACGGAGCCCGAGCTCGCCGACGATAGGCCTGGCATAGGCATTGAACAGGCGATCGAAGCTGCCGTCCGCCTGCATGCGCCTGAGCCCCGTCTCGATGCGCCGCGCGAGTGCGGCACCCGCGTCGCTGCGTGCCACGAAGCAGTACCGTGCGAGCGGATAATACAACAACAAGCTGCTGTCGATCGCCAGCTCGGGCATGGCCTCGTGGCGCATGGTGTATTCGTCCTGCACCTCCACCACGCTGCGCGAGAACAGGTCGAAACGGCCTGCCAGCAGCATCTTGAACAGGCCTTCGTAGTCCGCCCCCTCGACCACCTGCAGGCCCGCCGCACGCAGCGCCGGTACGTCGTTCCAGCCCGTGCCCTGACCGATGCTGAAACGGCGCAGCTCCTCGAAGCTGCGGACAGTGGCCAGCTGCGGCAGCAGGCTGCGCCGCAGCAGAAACACGCGGTAGCCGAGCAGGCCCTTGTCGAGCGGGATACGGATCGGCAGAAAGCGCCGCTCGAGCTCGATCGAGGTGGAGCGCACCAGCACGTCGATCTCGCCTTCGGCCAGCATCTGCGCCGCCCGCGCCTGGTTCATCGGCAATGTACTCGGCGTGAGCCGGGCTTCGTCCGGCGTCTTGGCGGTGAGTTCGAGCGCGCGCTGCAGCAGCTGCCAGTAGTAGTCGAAGCGGTGGTCGCGCGGCGACTCGGGGCGCGGGTAGATCACGCCGACATCGCCGCCGGCATGCGCCAGCAGCGGCGCCATGCCACACGCCAGCAGGCCGCGCAGCAGCGCGCGCCGGCGGATGGAAACGCCACCCGCGCTCATTTCACCGTCACCCCGGCATTCGGCAGCTCACCGAACATCTCGGGTGCATACATCGCCTCGACGCGCGTCGGCGGCAGGTTGAAGCTGCCGCTGTTGTTCAGGCGGAAGGTGTAGTCGAGGCTCCATTTTCCGCTCGGCAGCCAGTCGTAATAGGCGCGGTAGGCGTCGAACGCGGCCTCGGTATAGGCCGGCCAGGCGCCGCGCTGCTGTTCGTCGGCGGAGAGGATCGCGGAATCGGTCCTGAGCCCGCGGTTGAGCAGCGTGCTGCCGGCCGGGATCGGGTCGTTCACCGCCACCCAGCCCATCTCACCCAGCGCCTCGATGTCGAGATGCACGCGCACCACGTCGCCACGGCTCCACTGGCCCGGCTGTTGCTGGACTACCGGGGTCAGCGTCTTGGCGATACGGTAGCCGGTGAACAGCGGTTGTTTCAGCGGCACGGCGGCGAGGCTCTGCAGCGTCAGCCACGGCTTGCCCGTGCCCTGCTGGCTCACCGCCAGCTCGCCGCGGCCCTTGGGCCACGGCAGCGACATGATCTGGCCGCGCGGCGTCTTGCCCCAGTCCAGCGTCTCCTGCTTACCTGCAAGCCTGGCCACGGTCTGGCCGGCGACGGGTGTGCTCTCGAAGCGCGCCGAGAACTTGTCGTAGGCGAGCCGGCCCCAGGCGTTGGCGGTGGTCAGGTCCCAATGGCCCTGTATCTGCCGGCCCAGCGCACCGTTGGCGATGCGCGGCAGATCAGCCTGCCAGCCGGGCTCGTCGAGCGTGGCGAGCAACAGCCGCACGGCGTTGACGTCACCCGATTGCATGGCCCACCACAGCTTGTCGGTCTTGTCGGTGGTCAGCGCCATCACCGTGCCCTGCAGGTTGAGGCGGTTGCGCATCAGCTGCAGCGCCTCCTTGAGCCGCGCGTCGCGGCTGGGCAGCTCAGGCGTGCGCTTGAGGATGCCGATCCAGTCGAGCAGCGAGGAGCTGGCCCAGGTGGCCGGGCGCAGGTCGAGCGAATCGAGCAGGTTGGCGCGCACCTTGCTGGTACGCGACAGCGCGTCGAGCGCCATCAGCTTGCTGACGGTGGCGTTGCCCCATGGCCAGTCTTCGGGCTTGACGCGGCCTTCGACATAGCCGATCAGCGCGCTCTCCATCTTCTCCTGCTGCGCCTGTGGCAGCGCCCAGCCCGATTCGTGCGACAGTGCCAGGAGGTAGGCCGTCAGCTCGACCGAGCCACGCGGCAGGATGGCGAAGTACTTGGCGAAGCCCTGCTCGTCGAGGAACACCGGCAGGTCGGCCGTCACCGCGTCCCACAGCGCCTTGTCGTGCAGCGCGATGGCGCGCGAGGCGCGCTGTTCGAGGCAGCTGTACCAGTAGTGGCGCATGTAGCGCTCGACGCCGTCGAGGCTGTCCGCGAGCTTGGCCTTGACGCCGACATTGACGCTGCCGCGCCCCGCGATGGCGTCGTCGGGCAGCGCCACGGGCAGGCTCAGGCTGCCGTCGAGCTGTTTCAGCGTGGCCTGGAACACGCGCACCGGTACGGCCTGGTAGACCTTCTGTGCCAGCTTGACGCGGTCGAGTGCCTTGCCGCCCTCCTCTTCGGCTGTCACCAGCCAGTCGAGCTGCTCGGTGTTGACCGGCACGCTGACGTTCCAGGCGATCTCCTTCGCCTCGTGCGGCGGCAGCGTTTCCGTCTGCGGGCTCAGCGCCAGCGACTGGCCGGCGGCGGTGGCCTGCGGCGTCACCCTGACCTTCATCGCGCGATCGGTGGTGTTGCGCAGCGTGAAGCCGGCGCGGAACTCGTCGGCCTCGCGCACCACGGGCGGCAGGCCCGACAGCAGCATCAGGTCGCGCGTGCTGCGGATGCTGGTGGCGCCGGTGCCGAAGCGATCGCTGCCAGCCGTCGCAATGGCGACGATGCGGAAGCTCGTCAGCGAATCGTTGAGCGGCACCTCGACGCTGGCCTCGCCCTTGTCGTCGAGCACCACTCGGCCCTTCCACAGCAGCAGCGTGTCGAACAGCTCGCGCGTCGGCATCAGCCCGCCGCCGCCGCCCGCTGGCAGCGCCTTCTTGCCGAAGTGGCGGCGGCCGATCACCTGCATCTGCGCCGTGGCATTGAGGATGTCGTAGCCGCGCGGCGCCATCATCGCGTCGAGCAGGTCCCAGCTGTCGTTCGGCGACAATTCGAGCAGGCCCTCGTCGACCGCCGCCAGCGCCACTTCCGCGCCCTTGGGCAGCGGCTTGCCGTCTGGCGCGGCCACCTTGACCGTCACCCGCGCCTTGTCGCGCGCCTGGTAGACGGCGCGGTCGGCCTCGACCTTCACGTTCAGCGTCGCGCCCTTGTGGCCGACCTTGATCGCTGCGATACCCAGGCGGTACGAGGGCTTGCCGAGGTCGACCAGCGCCGTCGGCTGGACGCCGCCGACACGGCCGCGCAGCACCAGCACCGAGATGTAGGCATTGGGCGCGAAATGCGCCTTGATCGGCACCTTGACCACCGGGTTGGCGCTCGACAGCGACTGCACATAGCTGTCGATCACGCCCTCGCGCTCGACGGCGATCAGTGCCGTCGCGTTCTGGAACGGCATGCGCACCTGTAGCGCGGCCGTCTCGCCGGGCTGGTATTCCGGCTTGTCGGGGATGACGTCGATACGGTCGCTCGCGGTGCCGCCGAACCAGGCGCTATCCTCGCCGTTGAACCAGGTCTCGGCGTGGCTGAAGGCATACTTGCCGTCCGCATCCTTGGTGCCGACGCGTATCGTCACGTCGCCCGACTCGCGCCCGGTGAACTGGCAATGCGCCATCCCCTTGGCGTCGGTCCTGGTATTGCAGAGCACGCCGAGCGGCTTGTACTCGGTCTGATTCTCGTAGGCGTAGAAGCCGCCGACCAGCCGCTTGCGGTGCGAGAACACGCGCGACAGGTAGGCATTGAGCTGCACCGGCGCGTTGGCCACCGGCTTGCCGCTGGTGTCGAGCACCAGCGCGGTCACCGGCACCTCGCGGGTATCCGAGAAGCGCTCGATCTTGACGCCCGCGACGTAGCGGCTCGGCCACAGCGGGATAGCGGCGCGCGCGGTCTGGATTTCGCCGTTCGGGTCCGGGTATTCGAGCTCGGCCAGCAGCTCGGATGGCTGCGTCAGCGCCGGCAGGCTGCCCGTCTGCACACGCGCGGCGCCCTGCCGGTCGAGCGTCAGCGCCTGCTCGGGCAGCGGCTTGTCCTTGTTGCTGGCCTGCGGCGTGCCCTCGTCGTCGAAGTAGTCGCCGTCCTCGGTATAGGCGCCGCGCGACACGCTGCCGCCCTTCTTCATCGCCTCGGGCACGTCGCCCTCGGCAAAGCGGAAGCCGTCATAGCCGGCAAACTGCACGAAACGCGGCCGCAGCACCTGGCGCAGCTTGACCTTGGCGCCGGCCGCGCCGCCGCCGTTGAGGTAGTTCACCTGGATGTCGAGCGGCAGCGCCGTGGGGTTGACCTGCGGCGTGGCCGGGCCCTTGACGAAGGCCTGCATCAGCGGCAGGCGGAACTCGCCGACGCGGAAGCTGCCGGACTGGCGCAGGCCGCGCTCCTCCTTGCCCTGGCGGGTGTAGAGCATCACGCTGTACTCGCCGAGCGTGGCCTTGGCCGGGATCGCCCAGGCAGACTCGGCCGCGCCGCCCTTCCAGTCGAGCGGGAAGTCGTACTGCTGGCCCGAGCCGACGTGCTCGATGCGCACCCGGTTGGGCAGGTCTTTCGGGTTGAGCTCGGCAAAGCCCAGCATCACGCGTTTGCGCGCGACATGCTTCATGTGCACGGTGTCGCCGGCCCGCAGCAGGTTGCGGTCGAACACGGTATGGAAGGCGACGGCACCCTGCGCGCCTCCGGCGGAGAAGCCGAAACGCCACGGCTCGATGCCGCTGTCCCATTCGCTCGACACCATGCCGAGGTCGTCGCCCTTGCGCGCGAAGGCGTAGAGCGGGCAGTTCCAGTCGCGCGGCAGCGTCTGGGCTATCCGCGCAATGCCGTTCTTGTCGGTCTTGCCGGCCCACAGCGACCTGCCGTTGCAGTCGCGCACGCTGACCGTCGCATCCTTCATCAGGTAGGCCTGGTCGAGCGTGGTCACCCACACCAGAGAATTCTCCTCGCCGCGCTTCAGATGCACCGCAAGATTGGTGCTGAGCGCGCCGGTGCGCACATACATGGTCTTGCCGCTGTCGAGCAGGCTGGCGCCGAGGCGCGGGCTCTCGACCTCGACCAGGTTGAAGCCGGGCTTGCTCATCGGGATGCCGATTACCTCGGCCTCGCGGTTGCTCGCGGGCGTCGGCAGGCGGCTCGCCAGCGTGCCCTTGTCGCCGGCGATCCAGCTCGTCTCGGCGGCGCCCTCTTCATAGCGCTGCAGGCGCCGGTACCAGCCGATGATGGCGGCCTCGTCGGTGACGTTGAGCACGCGGTAGACGGCACCCTGCGGCGCCTCGGCGGGCTTGGCCGGGGCCGCTGCCGGCTGCTTGAAGGTGGGCGCGAGCGTGCCGGTCGTCGCGGTCTGCGCGGCGGGCTGGCCGGCGACCGTGGGCGCGGTGTAGTTGTTCAGGTTGCGCACGGTGACCGGCAGCAGGCCGCCCGCATTGCGCTCGACGATGCCGAAGTTGCCCGAGAACTTGGCCAGCGGCGGGAAGGCGTCGATCTTCACCGCCAGCGGGAACAGCCTGGCGTTGGCCAGGCTGCGCCCGGCATCATCCTTGAGGCCGGGCGGCAGCGAGATCGTCGCCGTCGATTTCTCGGGGAAGGGGCCGACGAACTGCACGGCATCGACCCACACATCCTGGTTGCGCCGGATCGGGTCGAGCACTGTCGCATCACCCGCCTTGCCCAGCAGCAGGATGCGCTTGCGTGTGTCCTCGTCGGCTGGCTGGGCGGCGTAGCTCTTGCCCTCGGCATCCTTGAGCACGATCCTGCCGGCGCTGGCCCAGGCCACCGGGGCGGAGAAGGCCAGCCGCAGCGGCAGGATGGGCAGGCAGTTGGCCTTGGCATTCGAGCGCTCGCAGCGCAGCGTGGCGGCGAACTCGGGGCGAATGCTGAAGCCGAGCTCCTGCTTGTCGCCACCGCTGACGCCATTGGCGGCGGGCAGGCCGGCATCGATCACCAGCTTCAGGTTGCGGCCGGCCGGCAGCTTGCGCTGGCAGCGCAGCGCCTCGAAATAGCGGCCCTCGGGCTTCCTCACCAGCGTCTTGATCAGCGCCACGCGTTCGTTATCGGCCATGGTCTTGACGCCGATGCGCTCCTTGATACCCTCGACGTCGCAATGCGCGAGCTGGGTCAGGCTGCCGGCACGCACCGGGCCGTCGAATTCGAGCAGGAAGGCCTGCTCCTCGTCGACACGGCGCTCGACATTGGGCCAGTTGTTGATGATGGCCGGCGAGCCGGTGCTGAACTCGTGTCGGGATGCCGTCAAAGCCGCGCCCGATGGCGCTTTCAGGCCCGCCTTGAGGTTGAAGCGGCAGCTCGTGCCGGCAGGCAGGGCGCGCTCGAAGTCATAGACCCAGTTTTCGGCATCGACCCAGCGCCCCTTGCCCTTCTCCGCGCACTGGATGTCGAACGGGTCGGCCCGGCGTGGGTCGCCGAAATCGACGGCGGCGGCCGAGAAGCGCACCTGCACCTGGCGCACTTCCTTCGCCAGCCCCTCGGGGGAAAACGACTCCACCTTGACCGTCTCGGCCGCCATGGTGACCGTCATCCACCCCGCCATGAGCCATGCGAGCTGCCGCATCGACGCCTCCCACTTATATACGAAATTAGTTGGATTATAGGCCGAAGGCCGCACCAGCGCTCGATCCCGGTACCGGCAAGCGCTGCAACAAATCGGACATGAGCACGCAACCTCGGGGCTTTAGGCTTTGCGCATCCGGCCACGCCGGCATCCAACGACGGCCGGGCGACGATACGCCCGCTACCACAACAATCGAGGAAAACATGTCACACAAGCACAGTGTGCTGGCGCTCTCGCTGGCACTGGCCGGCGCGGCGAGTGCCGCGCAGGCTGCCGGCCAGCTGGTCATCAGCCAGGTCTACGGCGGCGGCGGCAACAGCGGCGCCAGCTGGCGCAACGATTTCATCGAGCTCTACAACCGCAGCGGCGCCCCGGTGTCGCTCGCGGGCTGGAGCGTACAGTATGCCTCGGCGAGCGGCACCAGCTGGGCGCTCACCCCGCTCGCCGGCACCCTGCAGCCCGGCCACTACTACCTGGTGCAGCAAGCCCAGGGCGCGGGTGGCAGCCAGAATCTGCCGGCACCCGATGCCAGCGGCAACCTCGCGCTATCGGCCAGCAACGGCAAGGTGGCGCTCGTCAGCAGCACCACGGCGCTGAGCTGCGGCGCGGCCTGCGCCACGGCCCCCGGCGTGGTCGATTTCGTCGGCTTCGGCAGCGCCAACAATGCCGAAGGCTCGCCC is part of the Chitinivorax sp. PXF-14 genome and harbors:
- a CDS encoding substrate-binding periplasmic protein, with product MSAGGVSIRRRALLRGLLACGMAPLLAHAGGDVGVIYPRPESPRDHRFDYYWQLLQRALELTAKTPDEARLTPSTLPMNQARAAQMLAEGEIDVLVRSTSIELERRFLPIRIPLDKGLLGYRVFLLRRSLLPQLATVRSFEELRRFSIGQGTGWNDVPALRAAGLQVVEGADYEGLFKMLLAGRFDLFSRSVVEVQDEYTMRHEAMPELAIDSSLLLYYPLARYCFVARSDAGAALARRIETGLRRMQADGSFDRLFNAYARPIVGELGLRSRRLFRIANPVLPPETPLSDKSLWYDPF
- a CDS encoding alpha-2-macroglobulin: MRQLAWLMAGWMTVTMAAETVKVESFSPEGLAKEVRQVQVRFSAAAVDFGDPRRADPFDIQCAEKGKGRWVDAENWVYDFERALPAGTSCRFNLKAGLKAPSGAALTASRHEFSTGSPAIINNWPNVERRVDEEQAFLLEFDGPVRAGSLTQLAHCDVEGIKERIGVKTMADNERVALIKTLVRKPEGRYFEALRCQRKLPAGRNLKLVIDAGLPAANGVSGGDKQELGFSIRPEFAATLRCERSNAKANCLPILPLRLAFSAPVAWASAGRIVLKDAEGKSYAAQPADEDTRKRILLLGKAGDATVLDPIRRNQDVWVDAVQFVGPFPEKSTATISLPPGLKDDAGRSLANARLFPLAVKIDAFPPLAKFSGNFGIVERNAGGLLPVTVRNLNNYTAPTVAGQPAAQTATTGTLAPTFKQPAAAPAKPAEAPQGAVYRVLNVTDEAAIIGWYRRLQRYEEGAAETSWIAGDKGTLASRLPTPASNREAEVIGIPMSKPGFNLVEVESPRLGASLLDSGKTMYVRTGALSTNLAVHLKRGEENSLVWVTTLDQAYLMKDATVSVRDCNGRSLWAGKTDKNGIARIAQTLPRDWNCPLYAFARKGDDLGMVSSEWDSGIEPWRFGFSAGGAQGAVAFHTVFDRNLLRAGDTVHMKHVARKRVMLGFAELNPKDLPNRVRIEHVGSGQQYDFPLDWKGGAAESAWAIPAKATLGEYSVMLYTRQGKEERGLRQSGSFRVGEFRLPLMQAFVKGPATPQVNPTALPLDIQVNYLNGGGAAGAKVKLRQVLRPRFVQFAGYDGFRFAEGDVPEAMKKGGSVSRGAYTEDGDYFDDEGTPQASNKDKPLPEQALTLDRQGAARVQTGSLPALTQPSELLAELEYPDPNGEIQTARAAIPLWPSRYVAGVKIERFSDTREVPVTALVLDTSGKPVANAPVQLNAYLSRVFSHRKRLVGGFYAYENQTEYKPLGVLCNTRTDAKGMAHCQFTGRESGDVTIRVGTKDADGKYAFSHAETWFNGEDSAWFGGTASDRIDVIPDKPEYQPGETAALQVRMPFQNATALIAVEREGVIDSYVQSLSSANPVVKVPIKAHFAPNAYISVLVLRGRVGGVQPTALVDLGKPSYRLGIAAIKVGHKGATLNVKVEADRAVYQARDKARVTVKVAAPDGKPLPKGAEVALAAVDEGLLELSPNDSWDLLDAMMAPRGYDILNATAQMQVIGRRHFGKKALPAGGGGGLMPTRELFDTLLLWKGRVVLDDKGEASVEVPLNDSLTSFRIVAIATAGSDRFGTGATSIRSTRDLMLLSGLPPVVREADEFRAGFTLRNTTDRAMKVRVTPQATAAGQSLALSPQTETLPPHEAKEIAWNVSVPVNTEQLDWLVTAEEEGGKALDRVKLAQKVYQAVPVRVFQATLKQLDGSLSLPVALPDDAIAGRGSVNVGVKAKLADSLDGVERYMRHYWYSCLEQRASRAIALHDKALWDAVTADLPVFLDEQGFAKYFAILPRGSVELTAYLLALSHESGWALPQAQQEKMESALIGYVEGRVKPEDWPWGNATVSKLMALDALSRTSKVRANLLDSLDLRPATWASSSLLDWIGILKRTPELPSRDARLKEALQLMRNRLNLQGTVMALTTDKTDKLWWAMQSGDVNAVRLLLATLDEPGWQADLPRIANGALGRQIQGHWDLTTANAWGRLAYDKFSARFESTPVAGQTVARLAGKQETLDWGKTPRGQIMSLPWPKGRGELAVSQQGTGKPWLTLQSLAAVPLKQPLFTGYRIAKTLTPVVQQQPGQWSRGDVVRVHLDIEALGEMGWVAVNDPIPAGSTLLNRGLRTDSAILSADEQQRGAWPAYTEAAFDAYRAYYDWLPSGKWSLDYTFRLNNSGSFNLPPTRVEAMYAPEMFGELPNAGVTVK